From one Xyrauchen texanus isolate HMW12.3.18 chromosome 17, RBS_HiC_50CHRs, whole genome shotgun sequence genomic stretch:
- the leng9 gene encoding leukocyte receptor cluster member 9 produces MEIEEESTKEIFPEDSDEQIHRDEKKQETSRHNICQHFLLGRCHFGDRCRLSHSVLDVPQSTQTEEDHRLVTEKQSMDRKNRKMMNKEKKEKQHAKIEREGIKKKPRMRTADDVISRILWDTSVDPADFMVGHLDRFLGVLERPFSEFSWDAQVCDCDFSEELALPRHRIQYFSYKGQRVWDKESRTDRVFGSTGQTIVPPFGDENQQQENVIPDAGQQEETANMEDVSNDLEQATSEFSKDHYDVVTTLTTNKRELGNEVEHSLAENTDKESCVNTILLQDEPPVEDKKMQSTEDLGLTQLAEELLLTQKGEESTEIKEEWKDSWDGKGDKETEPISIPQEPRSSRPPRRPTHFICFRVDSPAVLQAFLRIQRKVLLHVPQSEPLWVNTATLHVTLSLLVLKGPEEVSAAAELLRTTIRNSHKPPISVTFTPKLKHFNGTVLHVMPQPLSDVQSLNTPLQDAFSKKGWLHRHSRCPSYHLTLAKAEERFTEKMFEGIGSVKLAKDINFGKLEVNKLYLCVNGQPKTESGFYKVVCNVQLPNV; encoded by the exons ATGGAGATTGAGGAAGAGAGTACAAAAGAAATCTTCCCAGAAGATTCTGACGAACAAATCCACAGAG ATGAGAAAAAACAAGAAACAAGCAGACACAACATTTGCCAGCACTTCCTCTTGGGCAGATGTCATTTTGGAGACAGATGTCGACTGTCTCACAG TGTGCTTGATGTCCCTCAAAGTACACAAACAGAGGAAGATCACAGACTGGTTACAGAAAAGCAGAGCATGGACCGTAAAAACAGAAAAATGATGAATAAGGAAAAGAAAGAGAAGCAGCATGCAAAGATTGAGCGGGAAG GGATAAAGAAGAAGCCACGCATGCGTACTGCCGATGATGTCATATCCAGGATTCTATGGGACACCTCTGTGGACCCAGCTGATTTTATGGTCGGTCACTTGGACCGGTTCCTCGGGGTGCTGGAACGCCCATTCTCCGAATTTTCATGGGATGCTCAG GTTTGTGACTGTGACTTTTCTGAGGAGCTTGCTCTCCCTCGTCACAGGATCCAGTACTTCAGCTATAAAGGTCAGCGTGTGTGGGACAAAGAGAGTCGTACTGACAGGGTGTTTGGTTCCACGGGGCAGACTATTGTGCCTCCTTTTGGGGATGAGAATCAACAACAAG AAAATGTAATACCTGATGCTGGACAACAGGAAGAGACTGCCAACATGGAAGATGTTTCAAATGACCTAGAGCAAGCAACTTCAGAATTTTCTAAAGATCATTATGATGTTGTAACTACACTTACAACAAACAAACGTGAGCTGGGAAATGAAGTAGAACACTCATTAGCTGAAAATACTGATAAGGAATCCTGTGTTAACACTATACTTTTGCAAGATGAACCTCCAGTTGAAGACAAAAAGATGCAGTCTACTGAAGATCTTGGTTTAACTCAGTTGGCAGAGGAATTATTGCTTACTCAGAAAGGAGAAGAAAGCACTGAGATAAAGGAAGAATGGAAAGACAGCTGGGATGGAAAGGGTGATAAAGAAACAGAGCCTATATCCATACCACAAGAACCACGGTCGAGCCGCCCACCACGCAGACCCACCCACTTCATTTGCTTCCGCGTGGATTCTCCCGCAGTTCTTCAGGCCTTCCTGCGCATTCAGAGGAAGGTGTTGTTGCACGTCCCTCAGTCAGAGCCACTATGGGTCAACACGGCAACCTTACACGTCACTCTCTCCTTACTTGTGCTCAAGGGCCCTGAAGAAGTCAGTGCTGCTGCTGAACTCCTGCGCACCACTATCAGAAACTCCCACAAACCCCCTATATCTGTGACCTTCACCCCAAAACTAAAGCACTTTAATGGGACTGTTCTCCACGTGATGCCTCAGCCACTCTCAGATGTCCAGAGCCTGAATACTCCTCTGCAGGATGCCTTCAGTAAGAAAGGCTGGCTTCATCGCCATTCACGATGCCCATCGTACCATCTCACCCTGGCCAAAGCAGAGGAGCGCTTTACAGAGAAGATGTTCGAAGGGATAGGGTCAGTGAAACTGGCCAAAGATATAAACTTTGGCAAGCTAGAAGTAAATAAACTATATCTTTGTGTGAACGGTCAACCCAAAACCGAAAGTGGTTTCTACAAGGTTGTATGTAATGTGCAATTACCCAATGTTTAA